A window of the Gossypium hirsutum isolate 1008001.06 chromosome A05, Gossypium_hirsutum_v2.1, whole genome shotgun sequence genome harbors these coding sequences:
- the LOC107958743 gene encoding probable lactoylglutathione lyase, chloroplastic has product MVRRIIPMASSIRPSISSFIFSDGVATTRSGFSFPPLHLPRRLLFSQLGSAIPQLRFFGFKASELLNAERSRVGMPLIRNVVQASTAAAQEAAVEFVKKDKRRMLHVVYRVGDLDRTIKFYTGCLGMKLLRKRDIPEERYTNAFLGYGPEDSHFVIELTYNYGVDKYDIGTAFGHFGIGVEDVAKTVELIKIKGGKVTREPGPVKGGTTVIAFVEDPDGYKFELIERWPAPEPLCQVMLRVGDLDRSIKFYEKAFGMELLCTQDNPEYKYTIAMMGYGPEEKNAVLELTYNYGVTNYEKGNGYAQIAIGTDDVFNTAEAVRLFGGIVTQEPGPLPGINTKITACLDPDGWKTVFVDNIDFLKEME; this is encoded by the exons ATGGTGAGGAGGATAATTCCCATGGCATCATCAATACGACCTTCGATCTCGTCGTTTATCTTCTCCGATGGTGTTGCTACGACGCGTTCTGGTTTCTCTTTTCCTCCGCTTCACCTTCCTCGACGCCTCCTTTTCTCTCAGCTCGGCAGTG CTATTCCACAATTGCGATTCTTCGGTTTTAAAGCTTCCGAGCTGTTGAATGCTGAAAGAAGCAGGGTAGGGATGCCTCTTATAAGAAATGTGGTTCAGGCAAGCACGGCTGCCGCACAGGAAGCTGCCGTAGAGTTTGTTAAAAAGGATAAAAGAAGAATGCTCCATGTTGTTTATCGAGTTGGGGATTTAGACCGGACCATCAA ATTTTATACTGGATGCTTGGGAATGAAGCTGTTGAGAAAACGAGACATACCAGAGGAGAGATACACAAATGCCTTTCTTGGATATGGGCCTGAAGATTCTCACTTTGTTATTGAACTTACTTACA ATTACGGAGTTGACAAGTATGACATTGGAACTGCATTTGGTCATTTTGGGATAGGTGTTGAGGAT GTTGCCAAGACTGTGGAGCTTATAAAGATCAAGGGTGGAAAAGTAACCAGGGAACCTGGTCCAGTGAAAGGAGGTACTACTGTAATTGCATTTGTTGAGGATCCTGATGGTTACAAGTTTGAACTAATTGAAAGGTGGCCTGCTCCTGAACCTTTGTGCCAAGTAATGCTCCGTGTTGGTGATCTTGATCGTTCCATAAAATTTTATGAGAAG GCCTTTGGCATGGAGCTTCTTTGCACACAAGATAATCCAGAGTACAAG TATACAATAGCCATGATGGGCTATGGGCCTGAAGAAAAAAATGCTGTGCTTGAGTTAACATACAACTACGGGGTCACCAACTACGAGAAAGGAAATGGCTATGCTCAG ATTGCAATCGGCACAGATGATGTTTTCAACACTGCAGAGGCTGTTAGACTTTTTGGTGGAATAGTCACCCAGGAACCTGGACCTTTACCTGGTATTAACACCAAGATCACTGCATGCTTAGATCCTGATGGTTGGAAGACG GTTTTTGTTGATAATATTGATTTCCTCAAGGAAATGGAGTGA
- the LOC107958742 gene encoding ninja-family protein mc410, producing MEDDNGLELSLGLSCGASSAKAKGKISSSSDTRTEEGDRGVKIVDNFKNFLQAGNEKQDPGVGSQRSDPIKSSENFFNDLSKGNGEVEATVNLNGRGLWGTNSKRSAEIDEDKRSETGSKRKMLFNEINNPKKLEREAHHTDLHEKPKTSHISLTEDGSTAENEDVAESEVEGSTSRLVSHHDDGSKRFMGVSGSAEVPKEVKLGNLNYGNSFQVQSVNVMNAPFSLPMKDSNSVGIPSSSGHTMPGMMQMMPTGNSERSGTQSVNPGNLPVMFGYLPVQLPLLDKDNPWGMVSHPPQFQASYAGRSPPNADKQSDGLKISQASMHTIARNSSEAAQYDGRTFERVKGEGKQHGVEEGSSTRAEEDVKGSSMNLRANATSDRQTAEALTLDFSAIKPGIAPDLKFGGSGSFPNLPWVSTTGTGPHGRTISGVTYRFSANLIKIVCACHGTHMSPEEFVRHASEECTNPDNNNGLATFPGTNPAASSQS from the exons ATGGAGGACGATAACGGGCTTGAGCTTAGCTTGGGTCTATCTTGTGGTGCTTCATCTGCCAAAGCCAAAGGCAAGATTAGTAGCTCCTCCGATACTAGGACAGAAGAAGGTGATAGAGGTGTCAAAATAGTGGATAACTTTAAAAACTTTCTTCAAGCTGGAAACGAGAAACAAGACCCCGGTGTGGGTTCTCAGAGAAGTGATCCTATAAAATCTTCGGAAAATTTCTTTAATGATCTCTCCAAGGGTAATGGTGAGGTAGAAGCTACTGTTAACTTGAATGGTAGAGGTCTTTGGGGTACAAACAGTAAAAGGTCTGCTGAAATTGATGAAGACAAGCGGTCCGAAACAGGTAGTAAACGTAAGATGTTGTTTAATGAGATAAACAATCCAAAGAAGCTCGAAAGAGAGGCTCATCACACTGATTTGCATGAAAAGCCCAAAACATCACATATCTCCCTAACGGAAGATGGCTCAACTGCTGAGAATGAAGACGTTGCGGAGTCTGAAGTTGAGGGTTCAACCTCGAGGTTGGTTTCACACCATGATGATGGATCCAAGCGATTTATGGGAGTTAGTGGTTCTGCTGAGGTGCCTAAGGAGGTTAAGCTGGGAAACTTGAATTATGGTAACTCATTCCAGGTTCAATCAGTCAATGTCATGAATGCACCTTTCTCATTGCCTATGAAGGATTCTAACTCTGTCGGGATCCCTAGTTCATCAGGTCATACAATGCCTGGCATGATGCAAATGATGCCTACCGGAAATAGTGAACGGTCTGGGACCCAGTCTGTGAATCCTGGAAACTTACCGGTTATGTTCGGGTACTTGCCTGTTCAACTTCCACTGTTGGATAAGGATAATCCCTGGGGTATGGTCTCTCACCCTCCGCAATTCCAGGCTTCATATGCTGGCAGAAGTCCACCTAATGCAGATAAGCAGAGTGATGGACTGAAAATATCACAAG CTTCCATGCATACAATTGCACGCAATTCCTCTGAGGCTGCACAATATGATGGCAGGACATTTGAAAGAGTGAAAGGTGAAGGTAAACAGCATGGTGTAGAGGAAGGCTCCTCTACCCGGGCAGAGGAAGATGTAAAAGGAAGCAGCATGAATCTCAGAGCAAATGCTACATCTGATCGACAAACTGCAGAAGCCTTAACTCTGGATTTTTCAGCCATAAAACCCGGAATTGCTCCAGACCTGAAATTTGGTGGATCTGGTTCTTTTCCAAATTTACCATGGGTTTCAACCACAGGTACTGGTCCACACGGCAGAACTATTTCTGGTGTTACTTACAGATTCAGCGCAAATCTGATAAAAATCGTTTGTGCTTGCCATGGAACCCACATGTCCCCCGAAGAGTTTGTTCGTCATGCCAGTGAAGAGTGCACCAATCCTGATAATAACAACGGTTTGGCAACATTTCCAGGTACCAATCCTGCTGCCTCTAGTCAGAGCTGA